One window from the genome of Osmerus eperlanus chromosome 3, fOsmEpe2.1, whole genome shotgun sequence encodes:
- the sgo2 gene encoding uncharacterized protein sgo2 isoform X1 yields MLLRFSNMEGMAVPGKKLMSLKTSKQTSTVASKIKNKILNTSSFFKVSLKTNNKALALALVAQKEKSRQMEVENVHLQKQNEALYFDLAVRRHKHKKLVLILKDLHRSTLDNLEKALDLFSDYDAVPEPSNDLITPEAEDDNHQFQREAAHISLKPEQLISPLKQTSINHKPIVKENATFVNLTGTQSKPTELKVKGKVSETESQADKSLSTQGGMLHKSSSFRTEVERWSQIFSNPGQDSNPTVCLDNQMPSVVRTSDKPQPLSIMETLRPGYMPAFIKETTLEPANIEVKIPLDTEMEMTLADSMVEIVTVETKPKKAKTDGGIKPRKKMKKLLSKDSEEVEKKVRVKKSDSACVKDSLEMGTCFSSELPQSCSETLSTFDNISIRDEEEQQQAVTKVSAHETQTLASRRKTHFTSRIPKHGRLAHDTQKATQEKSKPFDPRKTFVVSVPSKSQNTVSADPYEDDFFMDGCSENKDSAKCVDKETEQKESKGKCRKTFEVKSQTDNCMKKKTLEITVSNEVLYQRSKKTQIFPLEVVHDKQMVEDTCVDLDLQSACVDNNDSQPESKDIHRSSCLNATISPSTRQKSKRPTDSGQTNKGRSRETCVISVPGENSLQNTCSDKQMGTPGTIYSFAGDKSYTARDSSIAEHLPVTDLDLNHCRVTGRENKQRPGGGTQSSYKRPFRATEEPAEGLDSQQMDVIPPCEPASAIIVQNPKKARKEKTGKSKMKVFLEGISVKERKKKERSSTRGSSSSQNQDNKGMACIELALPHADTLECMPAREKSDILLVKSHKETMKSDHMEELSSVSTQSLKTERDMQCSSKSQINTMHKPRCRGTYVIPFSNMDSTPNVNSRSQEEDDGLCVSEDAVHESLMDLLVDTRPPWETLDSIRTEYELDCLYSSPLKMASRRVTVYEEETAQIITEPSPAGCALKSVTNTNWMENENTGRTRRRGAAVSYKDPPINCKMRRGDKFTDTKFLNSPIFKNKKKRKQKTIECAPVN; encoded by the exons ATGTTGCTCAG GTTTTCAAACATGGAGGGCATGGCGGTACCGGGAAAGAAACTGATGTCCCTTAAAACATCAAAACAGACCTCGACAGTGGCATCCAAGATCAAGAATAAGATACTCA ATACCTCCTCATTCTTCAAGGTCTCTTTGAAAACCAATAACAAAGCCCTGGCCCTTGCCTTAGTGGCTCAAAAAGAGAAGAGCAGACAAATGGAAGTGGAGAATGTGCAtctacaaaaacaaaatgaagcTCTCTACTTTGATCTAGCAGTAAGGAGGCACAAGCACAAGAAACTG GTCCTTATCTTGAAAGATTTACACCGCAGCACTCTGGATAACCTGGAAAAGGCACTCGACCTTTTTTCTGATTATGAT GCTGTCCCTGAACCATCTAATGACCTTATTACCCCTGAGGCTGAAGATGACAATCATCAGTTTCAGAG GGAAGCAGCTCATATTTCTCTCAAACCAGAGCAGTTGATTTCACCCTTAAAACAGACAAGCATAAACCATAAGCCTATTGTCAAGGAGAATGCCACATTCGTAAATCTCACTGGGACACAAAGCAAACCCACAGAGTTAAAGGTCAAAG GCAAAGTATCTGAGACTGAAAGCCAGGCGGACAAGAGTTTATCAACTCAAGGAGGAATGCTGCACAAGTCCAGTAGCTTCAGGACCGAGGTAGAGAGGTGGTCACAGATCTTCTCAAACCCCGGACAAGACTCAAACCCAACCGTGTGCCTTGACAACCAAATGCCCTCAGTTGTGCGTACATCTGACAAACCACAGCCTCTTTCCATAATGGAGACATTAAGACCTGGGTATATGCCTGCTTTTATAAAGGAGACCACATTAGAACCTGCTAACATAGAAGTGAAGATCCCCCTTGACACAGAGATGGAAATGACTTTGGCTGACAGCATGGTTGAAATAGTCACTGTAGAGACCAAGCCCAAGAAAGCAAAGACAGATGGTGGCATCAAGCCTAGGAAGAAGATGAAAAAACTATTATCAAAAGATTCTGAAGAAGTAGAGAAAAAAGTTAGAGTAAAAAAAAGTGATTCAGCTTGCGTAAAAGACAGTCTTGAGATGGGGACCTGTTTTAGTTCAGAGCTACCTCAGTCATGTTCTGAGACCCTGTCGACTTTTGACAACATATCAATCCGAGATGAGGAAGAACAGCAACAAGCTGTAACTAAAGTCTCAGCCCATGAGACTCAAACACTTGCTTCTCGCCGGAAGACTCACTTCACCTCCCGTATCCCTAAGCACGGTCGACTTGCTCATGATACTCAGAAAGCAACGCAGGAGAAGTCAAAACCGTTTGACCCCAGGAAAACGTTTGTAGTTTCTGTCCCAAGTAAGTCCCAAAACACTGTCTCAGCGGACCCATATGAAGATGATTTCTTTATGGACGGATGCTCTGAAAACAAAGACAGCGCAAAATGTgtagacaaagaaacagaacaaAAAGAATCAAAAGGTAAATGCCGAAAGACGTTTGAGGTGAAATCTCAGACTGACAACTGTATGAAAAAGAAAACCTTGGAAATCACAGTTTCCAATGAGGTGCTGTATCAGAGAAGCAAGAAAACACAGATCTTCCCTTTAGAAGTGGTCCATGATAAGCAGATGGTAGAGGATACGTGTGTAGATTTGGACCTACAGAGTGCCTGTGTGGACAACAATGATTCTCAGCCTGAATCCAAGGACATACATCGTTCTTCCTGTTTAAATGCCACTATTTCACCCAGCACCAGACAGAAGAGCAAGAGACCTACAGACTCTGGCCAGACCAACAAAGGAAGATCAAGAGAGACATGTGTTATCTCAGTGCCTGGCGAAAACTCATTGCAAAATACTTGTTCTGATAAGCAGATGGGCACTCCTGGTACAATATATAGTTTTGCGGGTGATAAGTCTTACACAGCCAGGGATTCAAGCATAGCGGAGCATCTTCCTGTTACTGACCTAGACCTAAACCACTGTCGAGTCACTGGACGTGAAAACAAACAGCGTCCAGGTGGAGGAACACAGTCATCTTATAAACGTCCATTTAGGGCTACCGAGGAACCAGCTGAGGGTCTGGACAGCCAGCAAATGGATGTAATTCCTCCTTGTGAACCAGCTTCTGCCATTATAGTGCAAAATCCTAAGAAGGCCAGGAAAGAGAAGACTGGCAAATCTAAAATGAAGGTGTTTTTAGAGGGGATCTCGGTtaaggagaggaaaaagaaggaaagaagcaGCACTCGTGGATCTTCATCCAGCCAGAATCAAGATAACAAAGGCATGGCATGTATAGAGTTAGCACTACCTCATGCGGATACACTCGAATGCATGCCTGCAAGGGAAAAATCCGATATTTTACTCGTAAAATCACACAAAGAAACTATGAAGAGTGATCACATGGAGGAGTTGTCTTCAGTTAGTACCCAGAGTCTGAAGACGGAAAGGGATATGCAATGTAGCTCAAAGTCTCAAATCAACACAATGCACAAACCAAGATGCAGGGGCACGTATGTCATACCGTTCAGTAATATGGATTCCACTCCAAACGTTAACTCCAGGAGCCAAGAAGAAGATGACGGGCTCTGTGTCAGTGAGGATGCAGTACATGAGAGCCTGATGGATTTGCTGGTGGATACACGCCCCCCGTGGGAAACTCTTGATTCTATAAGAACTGAGTATGAGCTGGACTGCCTTTACTCCAGCCCCTTAAAGATGGCCTCTCGCAGAGTTACTGTGTATGAAGAAGAGACTGCTCAAATCATTACGGAGCCATCTCCAG CAGGATGTGCCCTTAAGTCTGTGACCAATACTAACTGGATGGAAAATGAAAACACAGGAAGAACGAGGCGACGGGGAGCTGCTGTCAGTTACAAAGATCCTCCCATCAACTG CAAAATGAGGCGCGGAGATAAGTTTACAGACACAAAGTTCCTGAATTCTCCGATATTCAAAAACAAGAAGAAAAGGAAACAGAAGACAATTGAATGTGCTCCAGTTAATTAA
- the sgo2 gene encoding uncharacterized protein sgo2 isoform X2, translated as MLLRFSNMEGMAVPGKKLMSLKTSKQTSTVASKIKNKILNTSSFFKVSLKTNNKALALALVAQKEKSRQMEVENVHLQKQNEALYFDLAVRRHKHKKLVLILKDLHRSTLDNLEKALDLFSDYDAVPEPSNDLITPEAEDDNHQFQREAAHISLKPEQLISPLKQTSINHKPIVKENATFVNLTGTQSKPTELKVKGKVSETESQADKSLSTQGGMLHKSSSFRTEVERWSQIFSNPGQDSNPTVCLDNQMPSVVRTSDKPQPLSIMETLRPGYMPAFIKETTLEPANIEVKIPLDTEMEMTLADSMVEIVTVETKPKKAKTDGGIKPRKKMKKLLSKDSEEVEKKVRVKKSDSACVKDSLEMGTCFSSELPQSCSETLSTFDNISIRDEEEQQQAVTKVSAHETQTLASRRKTHFTSRIPKHGRLAHDTQKATQEKSKPFDPRKTFVVSVPSKSQNTVSADPYEDDFFMDGCSENKDSAKCVDKETEQKESKGKCRKTFEVKSQTDNCMKKKTLEITVSNEVLYQRSKKTQIFPLEVVHDKQMVEDTCVDLDLQSACVDNNDSQPESKDIHRSSCLNATISPSTRQKSKRPTDSGQTNKGRSRETCVISVPGENSLQNTCSDKQMGTPGTIYSFAGDKSYTARDSSIAEHLPVTDLDLNHCRVTGRENKQRPGGGTQSSYKRPFRATEEPAEGLDSQQMDVIPPCEPASAIIVQNPKKARKEKTGKSKMKVFLEGISVKERKKKERSSTRGSSSSQNQDNKGMACIELALPHADTLECMPAREKSDILLVKSHKETMKSDHMEELSSVSTQSLKTERDMQCSSKSQINTMHKPRCRGTYVIPFSNMDSTPNVNSRSQEEDDGLCVSEDAVHESLMDLLVDTRPPWETLDSIRTEYELDCLYSSPLKMASRRVTVYEEETAQIITEPSPGCALKSVTNTNWMENENTGRTRRRGAAVSYKDPPINCKMRRGDKFTDTKFLNSPIFKNKKKRKQKTIECAPVN; from the exons ATGTTGCTCAG GTTTTCAAACATGGAGGGCATGGCGGTACCGGGAAAGAAACTGATGTCCCTTAAAACATCAAAACAGACCTCGACAGTGGCATCCAAGATCAAGAATAAGATACTCA ATACCTCCTCATTCTTCAAGGTCTCTTTGAAAACCAATAACAAAGCCCTGGCCCTTGCCTTAGTGGCTCAAAAAGAGAAGAGCAGACAAATGGAAGTGGAGAATGTGCAtctacaaaaacaaaatgaagcTCTCTACTTTGATCTAGCAGTAAGGAGGCACAAGCACAAGAAACTG GTCCTTATCTTGAAAGATTTACACCGCAGCACTCTGGATAACCTGGAAAAGGCACTCGACCTTTTTTCTGATTATGAT GCTGTCCCTGAACCATCTAATGACCTTATTACCCCTGAGGCTGAAGATGACAATCATCAGTTTCAGAG GGAAGCAGCTCATATTTCTCTCAAACCAGAGCAGTTGATTTCACCCTTAAAACAGACAAGCATAAACCATAAGCCTATTGTCAAGGAGAATGCCACATTCGTAAATCTCACTGGGACACAAAGCAAACCCACAGAGTTAAAGGTCAAAG GCAAAGTATCTGAGACTGAAAGCCAGGCGGACAAGAGTTTATCAACTCAAGGAGGAATGCTGCACAAGTCCAGTAGCTTCAGGACCGAGGTAGAGAGGTGGTCACAGATCTTCTCAAACCCCGGACAAGACTCAAACCCAACCGTGTGCCTTGACAACCAAATGCCCTCAGTTGTGCGTACATCTGACAAACCACAGCCTCTTTCCATAATGGAGACATTAAGACCTGGGTATATGCCTGCTTTTATAAAGGAGACCACATTAGAACCTGCTAACATAGAAGTGAAGATCCCCCTTGACACAGAGATGGAAATGACTTTGGCTGACAGCATGGTTGAAATAGTCACTGTAGAGACCAAGCCCAAGAAAGCAAAGACAGATGGTGGCATCAAGCCTAGGAAGAAGATGAAAAAACTATTATCAAAAGATTCTGAAGAAGTAGAGAAAAAAGTTAGAGTAAAAAAAAGTGATTCAGCTTGCGTAAAAGACAGTCTTGAGATGGGGACCTGTTTTAGTTCAGAGCTACCTCAGTCATGTTCTGAGACCCTGTCGACTTTTGACAACATATCAATCCGAGATGAGGAAGAACAGCAACAAGCTGTAACTAAAGTCTCAGCCCATGAGACTCAAACACTTGCTTCTCGCCGGAAGACTCACTTCACCTCCCGTATCCCTAAGCACGGTCGACTTGCTCATGATACTCAGAAAGCAACGCAGGAGAAGTCAAAACCGTTTGACCCCAGGAAAACGTTTGTAGTTTCTGTCCCAAGTAAGTCCCAAAACACTGTCTCAGCGGACCCATATGAAGATGATTTCTTTATGGACGGATGCTCTGAAAACAAAGACAGCGCAAAATGTgtagacaaagaaacagaacaaAAAGAATCAAAAGGTAAATGCCGAAAGACGTTTGAGGTGAAATCTCAGACTGACAACTGTATGAAAAAGAAAACCTTGGAAATCACAGTTTCCAATGAGGTGCTGTATCAGAGAAGCAAGAAAACACAGATCTTCCCTTTAGAAGTGGTCCATGATAAGCAGATGGTAGAGGATACGTGTGTAGATTTGGACCTACAGAGTGCCTGTGTGGACAACAATGATTCTCAGCCTGAATCCAAGGACATACATCGTTCTTCCTGTTTAAATGCCACTATTTCACCCAGCACCAGACAGAAGAGCAAGAGACCTACAGACTCTGGCCAGACCAACAAAGGAAGATCAAGAGAGACATGTGTTATCTCAGTGCCTGGCGAAAACTCATTGCAAAATACTTGTTCTGATAAGCAGATGGGCACTCCTGGTACAATATATAGTTTTGCGGGTGATAAGTCTTACACAGCCAGGGATTCAAGCATAGCGGAGCATCTTCCTGTTACTGACCTAGACCTAAACCACTGTCGAGTCACTGGACGTGAAAACAAACAGCGTCCAGGTGGAGGAACACAGTCATCTTATAAACGTCCATTTAGGGCTACCGAGGAACCAGCTGAGGGTCTGGACAGCCAGCAAATGGATGTAATTCCTCCTTGTGAACCAGCTTCTGCCATTATAGTGCAAAATCCTAAGAAGGCCAGGAAAGAGAAGACTGGCAAATCTAAAATGAAGGTGTTTTTAGAGGGGATCTCGGTtaaggagaggaaaaagaaggaaagaagcaGCACTCGTGGATCTTCATCCAGCCAGAATCAAGATAACAAAGGCATGGCATGTATAGAGTTAGCACTACCTCATGCGGATACACTCGAATGCATGCCTGCAAGGGAAAAATCCGATATTTTACTCGTAAAATCACACAAAGAAACTATGAAGAGTGATCACATGGAGGAGTTGTCTTCAGTTAGTACCCAGAGTCTGAAGACGGAAAGGGATATGCAATGTAGCTCAAAGTCTCAAATCAACACAATGCACAAACCAAGATGCAGGGGCACGTATGTCATACCGTTCAGTAATATGGATTCCACTCCAAACGTTAACTCCAGGAGCCAAGAAGAAGATGACGGGCTCTGTGTCAGTGAGGATGCAGTACATGAGAGCCTGATGGATTTGCTGGTGGATACACGCCCCCCGTGGGAAACTCTTGATTCTATAAGAACTGAGTATGAGCTGGACTGCCTTTACTCCAGCCCCTTAAAGATGGCCTCTCGCAGAGTTACTGTGTATGAAGAAGAGACTGCTCAAATCATTACGGAGCCATCTCCAG GATGTGCCCTTAAGTCTGTGACCAATACTAACTGGATGGAAAATGAAAACACAGGAAGAACGAGGCGACGGGGAGCTGCTGTCAGTTACAAAGATCCTCCCATCAACTG CAAAATGAGGCGCGGAGATAAGTTTACAGACACAAAGTTCCTGAATTCTCCGATATTCAAAAACAAGAAGAAAAGGAAACAGAAGACAATTGAATGTGCTCCAGTTAATTAA
- the sgo2 gene encoding uncharacterized protein sgo2 isoform X3 — MEGMAVPGKKLMSLKTSKQTSTVASKIKNKILNTSSFFKVSLKTNNKALALALVAQKEKSRQMEVENVHLQKQNEALYFDLAVRRHKHKKLVLILKDLHRSTLDNLEKALDLFSDYDAVPEPSNDLITPEAEDDNHQFQREAAHISLKPEQLISPLKQTSINHKPIVKENATFVNLTGTQSKPTELKVKGKVSETESQADKSLSTQGGMLHKSSSFRTEVERWSQIFSNPGQDSNPTVCLDNQMPSVVRTSDKPQPLSIMETLRPGYMPAFIKETTLEPANIEVKIPLDTEMEMTLADSMVEIVTVETKPKKAKTDGGIKPRKKMKKLLSKDSEEVEKKVRVKKSDSACVKDSLEMGTCFSSELPQSCSETLSTFDNISIRDEEEQQQAVTKVSAHETQTLASRRKTHFTSRIPKHGRLAHDTQKATQEKSKPFDPRKTFVVSVPSKSQNTVSADPYEDDFFMDGCSENKDSAKCVDKETEQKESKGKCRKTFEVKSQTDNCMKKKTLEITVSNEVLYQRSKKTQIFPLEVVHDKQMVEDTCVDLDLQSACVDNNDSQPESKDIHRSSCLNATISPSTRQKSKRPTDSGQTNKGRSRETCVISVPGENSLQNTCSDKQMGTPGTIYSFAGDKSYTARDSSIAEHLPVTDLDLNHCRVTGRENKQRPGGGTQSSYKRPFRATEEPAEGLDSQQMDVIPPCEPASAIIVQNPKKARKEKTGKSKMKVFLEGISVKERKKKERSSTRGSSSSQNQDNKGMACIELALPHADTLECMPAREKSDILLVKSHKETMKSDHMEELSSVSTQSLKTERDMQCSSKSQINTMHKPRCRGTYVIPFSNMDSTPNVNSRSQEEDDGLCVSEDAVHESLMDLLVDTRPPWETLDSIRTEYELDCLYSSPLKMASRRVTVYEEETAQIITEPSPAGCALKSVTNTNWMENENTGRTRRRGAAVSYKDPPINCKMRRGDKFTDTKFLNSPIFKNKKKRKQKTIECAPVN; from the exons ATGGAGGGCATGGCGGTACCGGGAAAGAAACTGATGTCCCTTAAAACATCAAAACAGACCTCGACAGTGGCATCCAAGATCAAGAATAAGATACTCA ATACCTCCTCATTCTTCAAGGTCTCTTTGAAAACCAATAACAAAGCCCTGGCCCTTGCCTTAGTGGCTCAAAAAGAGAAGAGCAGACAAATGGAAGTGGAGAATGTGCAtctacaaaaacaaaatgaagcTCTCTACTTTGATCTAGCAGTAAGGAGGCACAAGCACAAGAAACTG GTCCTTATCTTGAAAGATTTACACCGCAGCACTCTGGATAACCTGGAAAAGGCACTCGACCTTTTTTCTGATTATGAT GCTGTCCCTGAACCATCTAATGACCTTATTACCCCTGAGGCTGAAGATGACAATCATCAGTTTCAGAG GGAAGCAGCTCATATTTCTCTCAAACCAGAGCAGTTGATTTCACCCTTAAAACAGACAAGCATAAACCATAAGCCTATTGTCAAGGAGAATGCCACATTCGTAAATCTCACTGGGACACAAAGCAAACCCACAGAGTTAAAGGTCAAAG GCAAAGTATCTGAGACTGAAAGCCAGGCGGACAAGAGTTTATCAACTCAAGGAGGAATGCTGCACAAGTCCAGTAGCTTCAGGACCGAGGTAGAGAGGTGGTCACAGATCTTCTCAAACCCCGGACAAGACTCAAACCCAACCGTGTGCCTTGACAACCAAATGCCCTCAGTTGTGCGTACATCTGACAAACCACAGCCTCTTTCCATAATGGAGACATTAAGACCTGGGTATATGCCTGCTTTTATAAAGGAGACCACATTAGAACCTGCTAACATAGAAGTGAAGATCCCCCTTGACACAGAGATGGAAATGACTTTGGCTGACAGCATGGTTGAAATAGTCACTGTAGAGACCAAGCCCAAGAAAGCAAAGACAGATGGTGGCATCAAGCCTAGGAAGAAGATGAAAAAACTATTATCAAAAGATTCTGAAGAAGTAGAGAAAAAAGTTAGAGTAAAAAAAAGTGATTCAGCTTGCGTAAAAGACAGTCTTGAGATGGGGACCTGTTTTAGTTCAGAGCTACCTCAGTCATGTTCTGAGACCCTGTCGACTTTTGACAACATATCAATCCGAGATGAGGAAGAACAGCAACAAGCTGTAACTAAAGTCTCAGCCCATGAGACTCAAACACTTGCTTCTCGCCGGAAGACTCACTTCACCTCCCGTATCCCTAAGCACGGTCGACTTGCTCATGATACTCAGAAAGCAACGCAGGAGAAGTCAAAACCGTTTGACCCCAGGAAAACGTTTGTAGTTTCTGTCCCAAGTAAGTCCCAAAACACTGTCTCAGCGGACCCATATGAAGATGATTTCTTTATGGACGGATGCTCTGAAAACAAAGACAGCGCAAAATGTgtagacaaagaaacagaacaaAAAGAATCAAAAGGTAAATGCCGAAAGACGTTTGAGGTGAAATCTCAGACTGACAACTGTATGAAAAAGAAAACCTTGGAAATCACAGTTTCCAATGAGGTGCTGTATCAGAGAAGCAAGAAAACACAGATCTTCCCTTTAGAAGTGGTCCATGATAAGCAGATGGTAGAGGATACGTGTGTAGATTTGGACCTACAGAGTGCCTGTGTGGACAACAATGATTCTCAGCCTGAATCCAAGGACATACATCGTTCTTCCTGTTTAAATGCCACTATTTCACCCAGCACCAGACAGAAGAGCAAGAGACCTACAGACTCTGGCCAGACCAACAAAGGAAGATCAAGAGAGACATGTGTTATCTCAGTGCCTGGCGAAAACTCATTGCAAAATACTTGTTCTGATAAGCAGATGGGCACTCCTGGTACAATATATAGTTTTGCGGGTGATAAGTCTTACACAGCCAGGGATTCAAGCATAGCGGAGCATCTTCCTGTTACTGACCTAGACCTAAACCACTGTCGAGTCACTGGACGTGAAAACAAACAGCGTCCAGGTGGAGGAACACAGTCATCTTATAAACGTCCATTTAGGGCTACCGAGGAACCAGCTGAGGGTCTGGACAGCCAGCAAATGGATGTAATTCCTCCTTGTGAACCAGCTTCTGCCATTATAGTGCAAAATCCTAAGAAGGCCAGGAAAGAGAAGACTGGCAAATCTAAAATGAAGGTGTTTTTAGAGGGGATCTCGGTtaaggagaggaaaaagaaggaaagaagcaGCACTCGTGGATCTTCATCCAGCCAGAATCAAGATAACAAAGGCATGGCATGTATAGAGTTAGCACTACCTCATGCGGATACACTCGAATGCATGCCTGCAAGGGAAAAATCCGATATTTTACTCGTAAAATCACACAAAGAAACTATGAAGAGTGATCACATGGAGGAGTTGTCTTCAGTTAGTACCCAGAGTCTGAAGACGGAAAGGGATATGCAATGTAGCTCAAAGTCTCAAATCAACACAATGCACAAACCAAGATGCAGGGGCACGTATGTCATACCGTTCAGTAATATGGATTCCACTCCAAACGTTAACTCCAGGAGCCAAGAAGAAGATGACGGGCTCTGTGTCAGTGAGGATGCAGTACATGAGAGCCTGATGGATTTGCTGGTGGATACACGCCCCCCGTGGGAAACTCTTGATTCTATAAGAACTGAGTATGAGCTGGACTGCCTTTACTCCAGCCCCTTAAAGATGGCCTCTCGCAGAGTTACTGTGTATGAAGAAGAGACTGCTCAAATCATTACGGAGCCATCTCCAG CAGGATGTGCCCTTAAGTCTGTGACCAATACTAACTGGATGGAAAATGAAAACACAGGAAGAACGAGGCGACGGGGAGCTGCTGTCAGTTACAAAGATCCTCCCATCAACTG CAAAATGAGGCGCGGAGATAAGTTTACAGACACAAAGTTCCTGAATTCTCCGATATTCAAAAACAAGAAGAAAAGGAAACAGAAGACAATTGAATGTGCTCCAGTTAATTAA
- the LOC134017350 gene encoding uncharacterized protein C2orf80-like: MEKRQLRKDIAALLGGYIGQKLREKGFDPKGKGSSTMLDDLAHYDLAISVALWWLDREEGTDLMDRDIIGTSSSGPDPYPNHLEREAMILSSFAGMILDSLPVGDILAMYSCKPSTSYPHQHSKSSIVHPFTLSYHPFAMLSSYKAIDHSRKHTQKLKRWLSEKTKARVATGRRASVPSSSSSSTSNSFFSDSSDSLKGQTEHYDGSKESLPD, encoded by the exons ATGGAGAAGAGGCAACTGAGAAAAGACATTGCAGCTCTTCT GGGTGGATACATTGGCCAAAAACTCAGAGAGAAGGGCTTTGATCCCAAGGGGAAAGGATCGTCCACCATGCTAGATGACCTG GCCCATTATGACTTGGCTATAAGTGTTGCCCTTTGGTGgttggacagagaggaggggacagattTAATGGACAGGGACATCAT TGGAACGAGCAGCTCAGGACCTGACCCATACCCCAACCATCTGGAGAGAGAAGCCAtgatcctctcctcctttgctGGCATGATCTTA GATAGCCTGCCCGTGGGGGACATTCTAGCCATGTACAGCTGCAAACCTTCTACCTCTTACCCCCATCAGCATTCTAAG AGCTCCATTGTTCACCCTTTCACCTTGTCCTACCATCCGTTTGCCATGTTGAGCTCCTACAAGGCCATAGATCATTCCAGAAAACACA CCCAAAAGTTGAAGCGGTGGCTTTCTGAGAAGACTAAAGCAAGAGTTGCTACTGGGAGGAGGGCATCTGTgccatcttcttcttcctcatccACATCCAATTCCTTCTTCAGT GACAGCAGTGACTCTCTCAAAGGACAAACAGAGCATTATGATGGATCCAAAGAGTCCCTGCCTGACTGA
- the LOC134017356 gene encoding gamma-crystallin S-1-like translates to MGKIIFYEDRNFGGRHHECMSDCADLQSMFNQCKSIRVESGMFMIYDGPNYMGNQYFMRRGEYPDYMRIMGMNIRSCRMIPMHHGNYKMRLYDRSDMGGQMMELSDDCPNVQDRFRMSDINSCNVMDGHWLMYDQPNYKGRQYYLRPGEYRKYSDWGGVSSRVGSLRRIMDL, encoded by the exons ATGGGCAAG ATTATCTTCTACGAGGATAGGAACTTTGGTGGCCGTCACCATGAATGCATGAGTGACTGTGCCGACTTGCAGTCCATGTTCAACCAATGCAAGTCGATCAGGGTGGAGAGTGGCATGTTCATGATCTACGATGGCCCCAACTACATGGGAAACCAGTACTTCATGAGGAGGGGCGAGTACCCTGACTACATGCGCATTATGGGAATGAATATTAGGTCCTGCCGTATGATTCCCATG CACCATGGCAACTACAAGATGAGGCTGTATGATCGCTCTGATATGGGGGGTCAGATGATGGAGCTGAGCGACGACTGCCCCAATGTCCAAGACCGTTTCCGCATGTCCGACATCAACTCCTGCAACGTGATGGACGGCCACTGGCTGATGTACGACCAGCCCAACTACAAGGGCAGGCAGTACTACCTGAGGCCTGGAGAGTACAGGAAGTACAGCGACTGGGGAGGAGTGAGCTCCAGGGTTGGCTCCCTCAGACGCATCATGGATCTCTAA